ATATCAAATTCTCTATGGTCTCTTCATCTGCCTTCTCCCCTGTGATTGTGAAGTACCTGCGTTCAATGGTTTCCTTGTACTCATGTTGCATCTTTGCTCTCAAGCCTTGAAAATCGTCCATCATGTCCTTTAGCTTCTTCCCTAATCCACTAACCACTGAAGTCCTGGTTCTGTCTGCAGAAGAACCAGGACCACAGCCAGGAACGTTTCGATTCGCTGCATTGGAACGCTGTAGAGATTCAAGCTTGGTTTTGATGATCTTAACATGCTTGAGGACCTGCACAACATCTTTGTCCATCCGAGCTCGAAGATCCTTAACGGTTTTGGCATCATGAATGGTTTTGCTTTCTTCATTGGCTTCTTGCAATTTTCTGCAGAGGCTCTCAACCACTTTCATCTCATCTTTTACACCCTCCACTTCTTCAAAGAATTTCTCCAGATTTAGGCTTTCCCTTCCAGCCTCCACATCATCAACCTGCCTTTCCTCCTTCAGGTCACTGCTGTATTTTCTGAAGGAACCTGAAAACAGGTCATTCATTTTTACAACCTTGATTTGATCAACAATCACAAACACTTTTCTTTTATTCCATTCTTCTCAATGAAGTAACAAAAGGCTCATAAGAGCATGGCTGTCTTGATTTATGTGCTCTGGATTTGATCAATTTTACTAATGTTGAGGGAATTAGCAACAGAAGGCTGCAAGGTGAATAGTTTTTTGAATTAGAGGTGCATGGTTAATGCAAAACAAGGACCAACCATATTACGTTGATTCTAATTTGGAAGTAGGATATACCAAACGTTGCTCTTATATTAACATGTGGCATGCTGGTTTGGCATAGCATTCGATAACAAAATagtgtttctttttattttttaataatgagaaATGCTAGGGGCTAataattttggtgttttgtaATTCTCAATTGGCCATCAATGTGACTCACTTTTGTTTTGATGGTTAAGTGTTGGTTAGAACTCACTTTTGTTTTGAAAGTGTTGGTTAGAAAACACAAAAGTTGCTGGCCCGACCCCTAGACTcttcttttaataattattaactactccttatttaattttttatatattatttaattattaaatctattatttattttataaattatttttattattcatctagtatatttattaacaattagaaataaaaacaacgaaataattttttcataaatattttgaCAATGTAAATCAACTCATTTTTTTTTGATTCGTTACATCTGTAAAcgctaaaaaaattttattatttgtaatttaatcgattcaaaattcaatgaattagAGATGTAacacaatcgattgaattgcattatagaatataaatttttttttgtttaatcgATTGGCTGGTATCACCATCGATTGAACGCGATTAAGGGTATTTTCGTATTTAATCAATTGGTGTGGTAACATAACATAATCAATTGATTGAGATTTGCAATGTATATTAAGcggttataatttttttgtcactttttataaattattattttattatttatctatcttatcttta
This sequence is a window from Arachis stenosperma cultivar V10309 chromosome 10, arast.V10309.gnm1.PFL2, whole genome shotgun sequence. Protein-coding genes within it:
- the LOC130956588 gene encoding syntaxin-125-like; this translates as MNDLFSGSFRKYSSDLKEERQVDDVEAGRESLNLEKFFEEVEGVKDEMKVVESLCRKLQEANEESKTIHDAKTVKDLRARMDKDVVQVLKHVKIIKTKLESLQRSNAANRNVPGCGPGSSADRTRTSVVSGLGKKLKDMMDDFQGLRAKMQHEYKETIERRYFTITGEKADEETIENLISSGESENLVQKAIREQGRGQIMDTISEIQERHDAVKEIEKNLIELHQVFMDMAALVESQGEQLNNIESHVAHASSFVTRGVSQLQEARDYQTNSRKWYCYAIILAILLILLLLAPLLLNLLPHFRRR